The following proteins come from a genomic window of Streptomyces sp. NBC_00539:
- a CDS encoding immune inhibitor A domain-containing protein has protein sequence MTGNSTRRRTLRTAAIAVTLAATAASGAFFTTAQADQGRGNAPAAERQDPSAPNKEQVQHDLPGPFSKQQAQAREAAVDQVLSGKKAVEQRGASKVVKLDDKKYVELGREKTDKIFTILVEFGDQVDNTTMFDPDGPNGPKPPAPKYGGTPGPAHNTIAQPDRATNNSTAWRKDFSRDYFQDLYFGTGQGKNSLKTYYEKTSSGRYSVDGQVADWVKIPYNEARYGSNYCGQTNCSNVWDTVKDGVNAWVDAQKKAGKTDAEIKATLAQYDQWDRNDYDGDGNFNEPDGYIDHFQIVHAGEDESAGGGVQGTSALWAHRWYAYGTDVGKTGPANNKAGGTQIGDTGIWVGDYTMQPENGGLGVFAHEYGHDLGLPDLYDTSGGGDNSVGFWSLMSAGSWLGDGKESIGNLPGDMDAWSKLQLGWLNFDKAKAATNSTHKLGVSAYNTKDKQALLVDLPKKQVKTDIVAPAEGSSQWWSNMGDDLKNTLTRSVDLTGKSSAALSLKSWWDIEQDYDFLYTEVSTDGGATWTALAGTADGAALPVDASGAPSLTGASGAWKQLNFPLDAYAGKKVDLRFRYQTDGGAGGKGFTADAINITADGSTLFTDGAENGDNGWTGKGFSRVGAGFTKEYAQYYLAENRRYVSYDSTLKVGPYNFGFANTKPNWVEHYPYQDGLLIWLWDTSQKDNNTSQHPGSGLILPIDANAKPMKWADGTLLRNKIQPYDATFSAYSTDAFTLHKNGEALFLKPKPANLVFDDHKGKYFYDENPTGSVKTTDTNTKIKIAKEPYDGLQMTVEVGRAVK, from the coding sequence GTGACCGGCAACTCCACGAGAAGGCGCACGCTGCGCACCGCGGCCATCGCCGTGACGCTGGCCGCCACCGCGGCCTCGGGCGCCTTCTTCACCACGGCACAGGCCGACCAGGGTCGGGGCAACGCGCCCGCAGCGGAACGCCAGGACCCGAGTGCTCCGAACAAGGAGCAGGTCCAGCACGACCTGCCCGGCCCGTTCAGCAAGCAGCAGGCGCAGGCCCGCGAAGCTGCCGTCGACCAGGTGCTGAGCGGCAAGAAGGCAGTCGAGCAGCGCGGGGCCTCCAAGGTCGTCAAGCTGGACGACAAGAAGTACGTCGAGCTGGGCCGCGAGAAGACCGACAAGATCTTCACGATCCTCGTCGAGTTCGGCGACCAGGTCGACAACACGACCATGTTCGACCCGGACGGCCCCAACGGCCCCAAGCCCCCGGCTCCTAAGTACGGCGGCACCCCGGGCCCGGCGCACAACACGATCGCGCAGCCCGACCGCGCGACGAACAACAGCACGGCCTGGCGCAAGGACTTCAGCCGCGACTACTTCCAGGACCTGTACTTCGGTACCGGCCAGGGCAAGAACTCGCTGAAGACCTACTACGAGAAGACCTCCTCGGGCCGCTACTCCGTCGACGGCCAGGTCGCCGACTGGGTCAAGATCCCGTACAACGAGGCCCGTTACGGCTCGAACTACTGCGGCCAGACGAACTGCTCCAACGTCTGGGACACCGTCAAGGACGGCGTCAACGCCTGGGTCGACGCCCAGAAGAAGGCCGGCAAGACCGACGCCGAGATCAAGGCGACCCTGGCGCAGTACGACCAGTGGGACCGCAACGACTACGACGGCGACGGCAACTTCAACGAGCCCGACGGCTACATCGACCACTTCCAGATCGTCCACGCGGGCGAGGACGAGTCGGCCGGCGGCGGCGTGCAGGGCACCAGCGCCCTGTGGGCGCACCGCTGGTACGCCTACGGCACCGACGTCGGCAAGACCGGCCCGGCGAACAACAAGGCCGGCGGCACGCAGATCGGCGACACCGGCATCTGGGTCGGCGACTACACGATGCAGCCGGAGAACGGCGGCCTCGGCGTCTTCGCGCACGAGTACGGCCACGACCTCGGTCTGCCGGACCTCTACGACACCTCCGGCGGCGGCGACAACAGCGTCGGCTTCTGGTCCCTGATGTCGGCGGGCTCCTGGCTCGGCGACGGCAAGGAGTCCATAGGCAACCTCCCGGGCGACATGGACGCCTGGAGCAAGCTGCAGCTGGGCTGGCTGAACTTCGACAAGGCCAAGGCCGCGACGAACTCCACCCACAAGCTGGGCGTTTCCGCGTACAACACCAAGGACAAGCAGGCCCTGCTCGTCGATCTGCCGAAGAAGCAGGTCAAGACGGACATCGTCGCTCCCGCCGAGGGCTCCTCGCAGTGGTGGAGCAACATGGGTGACGACCTCAAGAACACCCTGACCCGCTCGGTCGACCTGACCGGCAAGTCCTCCGCCGCCCTGTCCCTCAAGAGCTGGTGGGACATCGAGCAGGACTACGACTTCCTGTACACCGAGGTGTCCACGGACGGCGGCGCCACCTGGACCGCCCTCGCCGGCACCGCCGACGGCGCGGCCCTCCCGGTCGACGCCTCCGGCGCCCCCTCGCTGACCGGCGCCTCCGGTGCCTGGAAGCAGCTGAACTTCCCGCTGGACGCCTACGCGGGCAAGAAGGTCGACCTCCGTTTCCGCTACCAGACGGACGGCGGCGCCGGCGGCAAGGGCTTCACCGCCGACGCGATCAACATCACCGCGGACGGCTCCACCCTGTTCACCGACGGCGCCGAGAACGGCGACAACGGCTGGACCGGCAAGGGCTTCTCGCGGGTCGGCGCCGGCTTCACCAAGGAGTACGCGCAGTACTACCTGGCGGAGAACCGTCGCTACGTCTCGTACGACTCGACCCTCAAGGTCGGCCCGTACAACTTCGGCTTCGCCAACACCAAGCCGAACTGGGTGGAGCACTACCCCTACCAGGACGGTCTGCTGATCTGGCTCTGGGACACCTCCCAGAAGGACAACAACACGAGCCAGCACCCCGGCTCGGGTCTGATCCTGCCGATCGACGCCAACGCCAAGCCGATGAAGTGGGCGGACGGCACCCTGCTGCGGAACAAGATCCAGCCGTACGACGCGACGTTCAGCGCGTACTCGACGGACGCCTTCACCCTGCACAAGAACGGCGAGGCGCTGTTCCTCAAGCCGAAGCCCGCGAACCTCGTCTTCGACGACCACAAGGGCAAGTACTTCTACGACGAGAACCCGACCGGTTCGGTGAAGACCACTGACACCAACACCAAGATCAAGATCGCCAAGGAGCCGTACGACGGTCTCCAGATGACGGTCGAGGTCGGTCGCGCCGTGAAGTAG
- a CDS encoding nicotinamidase: protein MHRALIVVDVQNDFCEGGSLAVTGGADVAAAITELIGQATPGYRHVVATRDHHIDPGPHFAHPPAAPDYETTWPVHCVAGTEGVGFHPNFAPAVASGAIAAVFDKGAYEAAYSGFEGRDENGSGLADWLRERGVTEVDVVGIATDHCVRATALDAAREGFRTQVLLDLTAGVAPHTTARALEDLRTAGVGLTGAPVLGGA from the coding sequence ATGCACCGCGCACTGATCGTCGTCGACGTACAGAACGACTTCTGCGAAGGCGGCAGCCTCGCGGTCACCGGCGGGGCCGATGTCGCCGCCGCCATCACCGAGCTGATCGGGCAGGCCACGCCGGGCTACCGGCACGTCGTCGCCACGCGCGACCACCACATCGATCCCGGTCCGCACTTCGCGCACCCGCCGGCCGCGCCCGACTACGAGACCACCTGGCCGGTGCACTGCGTCGCCGGGACCGAGGGCGTCGGGTTCCACCCGAACTTCGCCCCCGCCGTGGCCTCCGGCGCCATCGCCGCCGTCTTCGACAAGGGGGCGTACGAGGCCGCCTACAGCGGGTTCGAGGGCCGGGACGAGAACGGCTCGGGCCTCGCCGACTGGCTGCGGGAGCGGGGCGTCACGGAGGTCGACGTGGTCGGCATCGCCACCGACCACTGCGTGCGGGCCACCGCCCTGGACGCGGCCCGCGAGGGCTTCCGTACACAGGTCCTGCTCGACCTCACGGCGGGCGTCGCCCCGCACACCACCGCCCGCGCCCTGGAGGACCTCCGCACGGCCGGCGTGGGCCTCACCGGCGCTCCGGTGCTCGGCGGCGCGTAG
- a CDS encoding nicotinate phosphoribosyltransferase, which produces MNPADLGLPVDVPSTALFTDHYELTMLQAALANGTADRRSVFEVFTRRLPEGRRYGVVGGTGRVLDAVENFRFDGAVLEFLRERAVIDARTLEWLSSYRFSGDIWGYPEGEVYFPGSPVLRVEGSFAECVLLETVVLSILNHDSAIAAAASRMASAAGGRPLIEMGARRTHELAAVAASRAAYVGGFTSTSDLAAGFRYGIPTVGTSAHAFTLVHDSERDAFTAQVASLGSGTTLLVDTYDVAEAVRTAVEVAGTGLGAVRIDSGDLLLVAHRVRQQLDELGATGTRIVVTSDLDEYAIASLAAAPVDAYGVGTQLVTGSGHPTCSMVYKLVARAVSADPKAPLLPVAKKSSGGKTSLGGRKWAARRVDAEGVAEAEVVGVGPVPTALADRQLLVQLVKGGEVVAREPLEAARERHLAARAGLPLSATQLSRGEAVIPTEYV; this is translated from the coding sequence ATGAACCCTGCGGACCTGGGCCTGCCGGTGGACGTGCCGTCGACAGCGCTCTTCACGGACCATTACGAGCTCACGATGCTCCAGGCCGCGCTGGCCAACGGCACCGCCGACCGGCGCTCGGTCTTCGAGGTCTTCACCCGGCGGCTGCCCGAGGGGCGGCGCTACGGCGTCGTGGGGGGCACCGGACGGGTACTGGACGCGGTGGAGAACTTCCGCTTCGACGGAGCCGTACTGGAGTTCCTGCGCGAGCGGGCCGTGATCGACGCGCGGACCCTGGAATGGCTGTCCTCGTACCGCTTCTCGGGCGACATCTGGGGCTACCCCGAGGGCGAGGTCTACTTCCCCGGCTCCCCCGTCCTGCGGGTCGAGGGCAGCTTCGCCGAGTGCGTACTGCTGGAGACCGTGGTCCTGTCGATCCTCAACCACGACTCGGCGATCGCCGCGGCCGCCTCCCGGATGGCGTCGGCGGCGGGCGGGCGGCCGCTGATCGAGATGGGCGCCCGGCGCACCCACGAGCTGGCGGCCGTGGCGGCCTCGCGCGCCGCGTACGTCGGCGGCTTCACCTCCACCTCGGACCTGGCGGCCGGCTTCCGCTACGGGATCCCCACGGTCGGCACCAGCGCGCACGCCTTCACCCTGGTGCACGACAGCGAGCGCGACGCCTTCACCGCGCAGGTGGCCTCGCTGGGCAGCGGCACGACCCTGCTGGTGGACACCTACGACGTCGCCGAGGCGGTACGGACGGCCGTGGAGGTCGCCGGGACGGGCCTGGGCGCGGTGCGCATCGACTCCGGGGACCTGCTGCTGGTCGCGCACCGGGTGCGCCAGCAGCTGGACGAGCTGGGGGCGACGGGGACGCGGATCGTGGTCACCTCGGACCTGGACGAGTACGCGATCGCCTCGCTGGCGGCGGCTCCGGTGGACGCGTACGGGGTCGGCACGCAGCTGGTGACGGGCAGCGGGCACCCGACCTGCTCGATGGTCTACAAGCTGGTGGCCCGGGCGGTGTCGGCGGACCCCAAGGCGCCGCTGCTGCCGGTGGCGAAGAAGTCCTCGGGCGGCAAGACCTCGCTGGGCGGCCGCAAGTGGGCGGCGCGCCGGGTCGACGCGGAGGGGGTCGCGGAGGCGGAGGTCGTGGGCGTGGGCCCGGTACCGACGGCCCTGGCGGACCGGCAGCTGCTGGTCCAGCTGGTCAAGGGCGGCGAGGTGGTGGCCCGCGAACCCCTGGAGGCGGCCCGGGAGCGCCACCTCGCGGCCCGGGCGGGCCTGCCGCTGTCCGCGACGCAGCTCTCGCGCGGCGAGGCCGTGATCCCGACGGAGTACGTCTAG
- the clpS gene encoding ATP-dependent Clp protease adapter ClpS yields MGRVSVAPIEIERTESAEETSAVPEPDVPWVTLVHNDPVNLMSYVTYVFQAYFGYPKDKANRLMLDVHHKGRAVVSSGTREEMERDVQAMHGYGLWATLSQDRG; encoded by the coding sequence ATGGGACGGGTGAGTGTTGCTCCCATTGAGATCGAACGCACCGAATCGGCCGAAGAGACCTCCGCGGTCCCCGAACCCGACGTCCCGTGGGTGACCCTGGTGCACAACGACCCGGTCAACCTCATGAGCTACGTGACGTACGTGTTCCAGGCGTACTTCGGCTACCCCAAGGACAAGGCGAACCGGCTGATGCTCGACGTCCACCACAAGGGCCGGGCGGTCGTGTCCAGCGGCACCCGCGAGGAGATGGAACGGGACGTGCAGGCCATGCACGGCTACGGGCTCTGGGCGACGCTGTCGCAGGACCGCGGCTGA
- a CDS encoding DUF2017 domain-containing protein, giving the protein MMGTFESRKGGGAAIALDDIEISILRSLAVQLLELIGPGEPEPAADADPLAVLFASDGPTEPPSDPALARLFPDAYGAGPDARDGSGNGPQGALPDAEAQELRARSAEFRRFTENDLRTRKREDALAVVHSLNGLTPAGDGAAVLELTGELPLRWLGALNDLRLTIAARLEITEDDESAALFRLPDDDPRKPMVMAYLWLGGLQESLIETL; this is encoded by the coding sequence CTGATGGGCACCTTCGAGTCCCGCAAGGGCGGCGGCGCGGCGATCGCGCTCGACGACATCGAGATCTCCATCCTGCGCTCCCTGGCCGTGCAGCTGCTGGAGCTGATCGGTCCGGGCGAACCGGAACCCGCGGCGGACGCCGACCCGCTGGCCGTGCTGTTCGCCTCGGACGGCCCGACCGAGCCCCCGTCCGACCCGGCGCTCGCCCGCCTCTTCCCCGACGCGTACGGCGCGGGGCCGGACGCGCGGGACGGCTCCGGGAACGGCCCGCAGGGCGCTCTCCCCGACGCCGAGGCGCAGGAGCTGCGGGCCCGCTCGGCCGAGTTCCGCCGCTTCACCGAGAACGACCTGCGCACCCGCAAGCGGGAGGACGCGCTGGCCGTCGTCCACAGCCTCAACGGGCTCACCCCGGCCGGGGACGGCGCGGCCGTACTGGAGCTGACCGGGGAGCTCCCGCTGCGCTGGCTCGGCGCGCTCAACGACCTGCGCCTGACCATCGCCGCCCGGCTGGAGATCACCGAGGACGACGAGAGCGCGGCGCTGTTCCGGCTGCCGGACGACGATCCGCGCAAGCCGATGGTGATGGCGTACCTGTGGCTCGGCGGGCTCCAGGAGAGCCTGATCGAGACCCTCTGA
- a CDS encoding amino acid permease, translated as MTSVQVEQHDKKPGADAGPEGGGEGYHRALGARQIQMIAIGGAIGTGLFLGAGKAISKAGPSLILAYAIAGLVIFFIMRALGELLMYRPVSGSFSDYAREFLGPFWGYVTGWTYWLFWVVTGITEVTAAAQYMSYWTHDSFPQWAYALIFTVVLYAANLISVKLFGELEFWFSMVKVTAIVGMILICAGILTLGFSDAADTATVANLWSDGGFFPKGIGGTLMTLQIVMFAFLAVELVGVTAGESKDPEKTLPKAINTVPWRIAVFYVGALIMILSVVPWHEFQPGVSPFVAAFEKMGLGVGAAIVNFVVLTAALSSCNSGMYSTGRMLRDLALNGQGPKVFTKLTKSGTPLVGTTFSAALMLVGVWINYVAPGKAFDYVVSFATISGMWAWIMILVCQIRYRAASDRGDLPKSPFRAPGAPYTSWFALLFIVMVIVMMGADKDSRVSLYCAPLWGAILGVSYLFLKSRNPRGAAFTKAE; from the coding sequence ATGACCTCTGTGCAGGTCGAGCAGCACGACAAGAAGCCCGGCGCGGACGCCGGGCCCGAGGGTGGCGGCGAGGGGTACCACCGCGCGCTCGGAGCCCGTCAGATCCAGATGATCGCGATCGGCGGTGCCATCGGCACCGGCCTGTTCCTGGGCGCGGGCAAGGCCATCTCCAAGGCCGGCCCCAGCCTGATCCTGGCCTACGCCATCGCGGGCCTTGTCATCTTCTTCATCATGCGGGCCCTGGGCGAGCTGCTCATGTACCGCCCGGTCTCCGGCTCCTTCTCGGACTACGCCCGCGAGTTCCTGGGCCCCTTCTGGGGGTACGTGACCGGCTGGACGTACTGGCTGTTCTGGGTGGTCACCGGCATCACGGAGGTCACCGCCGCCGCGCAGTACATGTCGTACTGGACCCACGACAGCTTCCCGCAATGGGCGTACGCGCTGATCTTCACCGTCGTCCTGTACGCCGCCAACCTGATCTCCGTGAAGCTCTTCGGTGAGCTGGAGTTCTGGTTCTCCATGGTCAAGGTCACCGCCATCGTCGGCATGATCCTGATCTGCGCCGGCATCCTCACCCTCGGGTTCTCCGACGCCGCCGACACCGCGACCGTCGCCAACCTGTGGAGCGACGGCGGCTTCTTCCCCAAGGGCATCGGCGGCACGCTGATGACCCTCCAGATCGTCATGTTCGCCTTCCTCGCGGTCGAGCTGGTCGGCGTCACCGCCGGCGAGTCGAAGGACCCCGAGAAGACCCTCCCCAAGGCCATCAACACCGTGCCGTGGCGGATCGCCGTCTTCTACGTCGGCGCGCTGATCATGATCCTGTCGGTCGTCCCGTGGCACGAGTTCCAGCCCGGCGTCAGCCCCTTCGTCGCCGCCTTCGAGAAGATGGGCCTCGGCGTCGGCGCCGCCATCGTCAACTTCGTGGTGCTCACCGCCGCCCTGTCGTCCTGCAACTCCGGCATGTACTCCACCGGCCGCATGCTGCGCGACCTCGCGCTCAACGGCCAGGGCCCGAAGGTCTTCACCAAGCTGACCAAGAGCGGCACCCCGCTCGTCGGCACCACCTTCTCCGCCGCGCTGATGCTGGTGGGCGTCTGGATCAATTACGTCGCCCCGGGCAAGGCCTTCGACTACGTCGTCTCCTTCGCCACCATCTCCGGCATGTGGGCCTGGATCATGATCCTGGTCTGCCAGATCCGCTACCGGGCCGCCTCCGACCGCGGCGACCTGCCGAAGTCCCCGTTCCGGGCGCCCGGAGCCCCGTACACCAGCTGGTTCGCGCTCCTGTTCATCGTCATGGTCATCGTGATGATGGGCGCCGACAAGGACTCCCGCGTCTCGCTCTACTGCGCCCCCCTGTGGGGTGCCATCCTGGGCGTCTCGTACCTGTTCCTGAAGTCCCGCAACCCGCGCGGTGCGGCCTTCACCAAGGCCGAGTAG
- a CDS encoding M67 family metallopeptidase has product MLTLTQALYDQIVEHARKDHPDEACGVVAGPAGTDRPERFIPMLNAARSPTFYEFDSKDLLRLYRELDDRDEEPVIVYHSHTATEAYPSRTDVTYANEPAAHYVLVSTADHDGLGEFQFRSYRIVDGVITEEEVQVVAAY; this is encoded by the coding sequence ATGCTGACCCTCACCCAGGCCCTGTACGACCAGATCGTGGAACACGCCCGCAAGGACCACCCCGACGAGGCCTGCGGGGTCGTGGCCGGCCCGGCCGGAACCGACCGGCCCGAGCGCTTCATCCCGATGCTGAACGCCGCCCGCTCGCCCACGTTCTACGAGTTCGACTCCAAGGACCTGCTGCGGCTCTACCGCGAGCTGGACGACCGGGACGAGGAACCGGTGATCGTCTACCACTCGCACACCGCGACCGAGGCCTACCCCTCGCGCACCGACGTCACCTACGCGAACGAGCCCGCGGCGCACTACGTCCTCGTCTCCACCGCCGACCACGACGGCCTCGGGGAGTTCCAGTTCCGCTCCTACCGCATCGTCGACGGAGTGATCACCGAGGAAGAAGTGCA